From one Amphiura filiformis chromosome 13, Afil_fr2py, whole genome shotgun sequence genomic stretch:
- the LOC140167809 gene encoding E3 ubiquitin-protein ligase TRIM45-like codes for MADSKLLNLEGTVNNADLVQCGICHAAIDKPKALPCLHTFCLKCLTSWAQSSKYKNAVSCPTCREDFPLPKGGVKELRTNFFVSKLKERNEIMKQLYEKDAKIPCTSCDNSDNQAVGRCVECNDFLCEKCAESHKSLRVLKHHHVLTLEELRTGKLTMHNLPEQEMCPKHKGEVLRFYCETCDEPMCRDCTVVGHPRPDHKQTELKSAADERNDTLQELLKKVKLVPKAIDIATAEDELLLKELEASEMKANDLYKTAAKKAELEFEQKMKRLVAKRRKEIEAHRDSLQFQKARLHTAMEMTQQITQNGSEHDVATMYSSLSNTMDRMSTFNPKAVRKSMSKVDFIPSEDLDNALWSLGSLNTYEQWALGKTIASRQFSAGRYIVCDTNDEIAVATFNSGHYVRVFDGNVTNKRQIQTSGAGGGDPQGGSYPFGLAIAQNGDYFITDTNPYVKVFNADGIFKHRFGAQNPNGTLSQSENSRLYGLAIDNKGRVYIGSNNRYISIHNQNGTRVSGFKLNNLHPYFIAVTADDHVIVSDHGGSQVAVHVYDAKGTKLHTFATPPGGNFYPTGLCVVQDEVFVSSYQGVPAVYCYSLTGDYIGILTKEVRSPWGIALKDDGEELLVCDDNSIKVFQLK; via the coding sequence ATGGCCGATTCAAAGCTATTAAACCTGGAAGGAACTGTTAATAACGCCGATCTTGTTCAGTGCGGCATTTGCCATGCCGCTATTGACAAACCTAAGGCACTACCGTGTCTTCATACATTCTGCTTGAAATGTCTCACAAGTTGGGCTCAAAGCTCAAAGTACAAGAACGCAGTTTCGTGCCCCACCTGTCGCGAAGACTTTCCGTTGCCAAAAGGTGGGGTCAAGGAACTCAGGACTAACTTTTTCGTCAGCAAATTGAAGGAGCGAAATGAAATTATGAAGCAACTGTACGAGAAAGATGCCAAGATTCCATGTACCTCGTGCGATAATTCTGATAATCAGGCTGTTGGTCGATGTGTAGAATGCAATGATTTCTTGTGTGAGAAATGTGCGGAGAGTCACAAATCGTTGCGAGTATTGAAACATCACCACGTGCTTACTCTGGAAGAGCTTCGCACTGGAAAATTGACCATGCACAATCTACCTGAGCAAGAGATGTGTCCCAAACACAAGGGCGAAGTTTTGCGGTTCTACTGCGAGACATGCGACGAGCCAATGTGCCGAGATTGTACAGTTGTAGGCCACCCGCGCCCCGATCACAAACAGACAGAGCTGAAGAGCGCGGCCGATGAACGAAATGACACACTCCAAGAGTTACTCAAAAAGGTGAAACTCGTTCCCAAAGCTATTGATATTGCCACGGCAGAAGATGAGTTACTGCTGAAAGAATTGGAAGCCAGTGAGATGAAAGCCAACGATCTCTACAAGACGGCAGCTAAGAAAGCAGAATTGGAATTCGAACAGAAAATGAAAAGATTGGTAGCAAAAAGAAGAAAGGAGATAGAAGCGCACAGAGATAGTCTGCAATTTCAGAAAGCCCGTCTTCATACTGCAATGGAGATGACACAACAGATTACACAGAACGGTTCTGAGCACGACGTAGCCACTATGTATTCATCACTCTCTAATACCATGGATCGAATGTCCACGTTTAATCCAAAAGCTGTCAGAAAGTCTATGAGTAAAGTTGATTTCATACCAAGCGAGGATCTTGATAACGCCCTGTGGTCTCTCGGTTCACTCAATACCTACGAGCAATGGGCTCTAGGAAAGACTATCGCATCGCGACAGTTCTCCGCGGGAAGATACATCGTTTGTGACACAAATGATGAAATCGCTGTGGCTACATTCAACAGTGGCCATTACGTTCGAGTTTTTGATGGAAATGTGACAAACAAGCGGCAAATTCAAACTAGCGGAGCAGGTGGCGGCGATCCTCAAGGTGGTTCGTATCCATTTGGCCTGGCAATCGCGCAAAATGGCGACTATTTCATCACGGACACTAATCCATACGTCAAAGTTTTCAATGCGGACGGAATCTTCAAGCACAGGTTCGGTGCTCAGAATCCTAACGGCACCCTGTCACAAAGTGAAAACTCCCGGTTGTACGGTCTAGCCATTGACAACAAAGGTCGCGTGTATATCGGAAGTAATAATCGGTACATTAGTATCCATAATCAAAACGGTACTCGAGTGTCTGGCTTCAAACTCAATAATCTGCATCCATACTTCATTGCTGTCACCGCAGATGATCACGTTATCGTCAGCGATCATGGTGGCTCTCAAGTAGCCGTCCACGTGTACGACGCCAAAGGTACCAAACTCCACACCTTCGCCACTCCACCAGGAGGTAATTTCTACCCTACAGGATTATGCGTTGTCCAAGATGAAGTCTTCGTCTCCAGCTACCAAGGAGTTCCAGCAGTCTACTGCTATTCTCTCACAGGTGACTATATTGGAATCCTGACTAAGGAAGTCAGATCTCCCTGGGGAATAGCACTCAAAGACGACGGAGAAGAGCTTCTTGTCTGCGATGACAATTCCATCAAAgtttttcaactgaaatag
- the LOC140168617 gene encoding E3 ubiquitin-protein ligase TRIM45-like — MADSKLLNLEGTVSNADLVQCSICHAAIDKPKALPCLHTFCLKCLTSWAQSSAKKHPDKYKDAVSCPTCREDFPLPKGGVKELRTNFFVSKLKERNEIMRKLHEKDAKIPCTSCDNSDNQAVGRCVECNDFLCKKCMDIHKSLRILKHHHVLTLEELRTGKLTMHNLPEQEMCPKHTREVLYFYCETCDEPMCRACTVLDHPLPDHKQIDLKTAAEERNDKLQELFKQVGLIPKAIDTATTENEKTAEVLGDNVKKAISLYKETAKKAESEFIEKMKRDETEFTQKIKELEAKRIKEIEAHSDGLHFQKARLCTSLDMTQQITQNGSEHDVAILYSSLSSTMQHMSKLNPKAVRKSVGKVEFIPSKNLDNGMSSLGEINTYEQWTLVKTVASGQYTSGRYIVFDKNDEIVVATYNSGHYVRVFEENGTNKRQIQTSGAGGSDPRGRSYPWGLAIAQNGDYFMTDENPYVKIFNAQGSFKQKFGAQNPNGTMSQSENSQLYGLAIDTKGRVYVGSSVQYISIHNQDGTRISSFSVQLRPYFIAITTDDHIIVSDHYYQQLAVHVYDTNGTKLHTFATPPGVLGNFYPTGICVVQDEVFVANYTESSAVYRYSLTGDYIGILTKEVTSPWGIALKDDGEELLVCDKNSIKVFQLK; from the coding sequence ATGGCCGATTCAAAGCTACTAAACCTCGAAGGAACTGTTAGTAACGCCGATCTTGTTCAGTGCAGCATTTGCCATGCCGCTATTGACAAACCTAAGGCACTACCATGTCTTCATACCTTTTGCTTGAAATGTCTCACCAGTTGGGCTCAAAGCTCGGCAAAGAAACACCCGGATAAGTACAAGGACGCGGTATCGTGCCCCACCTGTCGCGAGGACTTTCCATTACCAAAAGGTGGGGTGAAGGAActcagaactaatttttttgtcaGCAAATTGAAAGAACGCAATGAGATTATGAGAAAACTGCACGAGAAAGATGCCAAGATTCCATGTACCTCGTGCGATAATTCTGATAATCAGGCTGTTGGTCGCTGTGTAGAATGCAACGATTTTTTGTGTAAGAAATGCATGGATATTCACAAGTCGTTGCGCATACTGAAACATCACCACGTGCTTACATTGGAAGAGCTTCGCACAGGAAAATTGACTATGCATAATCTGCCTGAACAGGAGATGTGTCCTAAGCACACGCGTGAAGTCTTGTATTTCTACTGTGAGACATGCGACGAGCCAATGTGCCGAGCTTGTACCGTCTTAGACCACCCGCTTCCCGATCATAAACAGATAGACCTGAAGACTGCGGCTGAAGAGAGAAATGATAAACTCCAAGAGTTATTCAAGCAAGTTGGACTCATTCCTAAAGCTATTGATACCGCGACTACGGAGAATGAGAAAACCGCTGAAGTACTGGGCGACAATGTGAAGAAAGCTATCAGTCTCTACAAGGAAACGGCTAAAAAAGCAGAATCGGAATTCATAGAGAAAATGAAACGAGACGAAACGGAATTCACACAGAAAATTAAAGAGTTGGAGGCAAAACGAATCAAGGAGATAGAAGCGCACAGTGATGGCCTGCACTTTCAGAAAGCGCGTCTTTGCACCTCATTGGATATGACACAACAGATTACGCAGAATGGTTCCGAGCATGATGTAGCTATACTGTATTCTTCGCTCTCCAGTACCATGCAACACATGTCTAAGTTGAATCCAAAAGCTGTCAGAAAGTCTGTGGGTAAAGTTGAATTCATACCCAGCAAGAATCTTGACAACGGGATGAGTTCTCTCGGTGAAATCAATACCTACGAACAATGGACCCTAGTAAAGACTGTCGCATCAGGACAATACACTTCTGGGAGATACATCGTTTttgacaaaaatgatgaaattgtaGTGGCTACATACAACAGCGGCCATTATGTTcgagtttttgaagaaaatggcacaAACAAGCGGCAAATCCAAACCAGTGGTGCAGGTGGCAGCGATCCTCGAGGCAGATCGTATCCATGGGGCCTGGCAATCGCCCAAAATGGCGACTATTTCATGACGGACGAAAATCCCTATGTTAAGATTTTCAACGCGCAGGGAAGTTTCAAGCAAAAGTTTGGTGCTCAGAATCCTAACGGCACCATGTCACAAAGTGAGAATTCCCAGTTGTACGGGCTAGCTATTGACACTAAGGGTCGTGTGTATGTCGGAAGTTCTGTTCAGTACATTAGTATCCATAATCAAGACGGTACACGCATATCTAGTTTCAGCGTCCAACTGCGTCCATACTTCATTGCTATCACTACAGATGATCACATCATTGTCAGCGATCATTATTACCAGCAACTTGCCGTCCATGTGTACGACACAAACGGCACTAAACTCCACACCTTCGCCACTCCACCAGGAGTACTAGGTAACTTCTACCCAACGGGAATATGCGTTGTCCAAGATGAAGTCTTCGTTGCCAACTACACAGAATCCTCAGCAGTCTACCGATACTCTCTCACAGGTGACTATATTGGAATTCTGACAAAGGAAGTTACATCGCCCTGGGGAATAGCACTCAAAGACGACGGAGAAGAGCTTCTTGTCTGCGACAAAAATTCTATCAAagtatttcaactgaaatag